From the genome of Leptodactylus fuscus isolate aLepFus1 chromosome 1, aLepFus1.hap2, whole genome shotgun sequence, one region includes:
- the LOC142189590 gene encoding olfactory receptor 5V1-like: MENNSLVSEFIILGLSTNPELETLVFTLFLIIYVIGLIGNLVIFILSSTDSGLNTPMYFFLGFLSILDICTISATVPKMLACYISKSKVISFYGCAAQLFFFLWPVGTELLLLAVMAYDRYIAIGNPLRYAVIISRKVCINTVAALTILGSLNSMTHTYCTFRLPYCDDNKINHFFCEIMPLLKLACGETYMNEIVVFTADFILGICCFIQTFVSYVFIIITILKIRSAEGKRKAFSTCASHITIVTMYYGAVIFTYIRPRSSLSLEKDKIISALYAVVTPALNPIIYSLRNREVKEAFKRFVRRLVVNKGQKPYH, translated from the coding sequence ATGGAGAACAATTCCCTCGTGTCTGAGTTTATTATTTTAGGCTTATCCACTAATCCAGAACTGGAAACCTTAGTGTTCACACTTTTCTTGATCATTTACGTAATAGGTTTAATTGGTAACTTGGTTATTTTCATACTCTCCAGTACAGACTCTGGTCTTAACACACCTATGTATTTCTTCCTTGGATTCCTGTCAATTCTTGACATTTGCACTATATCAGCTACTGTCCCTAAAATGCTTGCGTGCTACATATCAAAATCTAAGGTAATCTCTTTCTATGGATGCGCTGCCCAGTTATTCTTCTTCCTCTGGCCTGTTGGGACAGAGCTTCTTCTTCTTGCAGTTATGGCTTATGACCGATACATAGCAATTGGCAATCCCCTGCGATATGCAGTGATCATTAGTCGGAAAGTCTGTATTAATACAGTGGCTGCACTAACAATTCTTGGTTCTCTGAATTCAATGACACATACATATTGTACCTTTCGGCTTCCATATTGTGATGATAATAAGATTAATCATTTTTTCTGTGAGATAATGCCTTTACTGAAGCTTGCATGTGGAGAAACCTACATGAATGAGATTGTGGTATTTACGGCCGATTTTATTCTTGGAATTTGTTGCTTTATCCAAACTTTTGTTTCCTATGTCTTTATCATTATCACAATACTGAAAATCCGTTCTGCTGAAGGGAAACGCAAAGCTTTCTCTACTTGTGCCTCACACATAACAATTGTAACCATGTATTATGGGGCCGTTATTTTCACCTACATCCGACCTCGATCGAGTCTATCCTTAGAGAAAGACAAAATCATTTCTGCTCTGTACGCTGTAGTAACACCAGCTCTGAATCCCATAATATATAGTCTTAGGAATAGAGAGGTCAAAGAGGCATTTAAGAGGTTTGTCAGGAGGTTGGTAGTGAACAAAGGTCAAAAACCGTATCATTAA
- the LOC142189592 gene encoding olfactory receptor 13G1-like: MTNNSLVSEFIILGLSTRPEMETVLFFVFLIIYTVALIGNLIIFLLSIIDSGLNTPMYFFLGFLSFLDICCTSATVPKMLTGYVTKSKVISYYGCVAQLFFFTWPMGIELLLLTVMAYDRYIAIGNPLRYATIINRKVCINIAILITILGSLNSMTHTYCTFRLPYCDDNKINHFFCEIMPLLKLACADTYINEIVVFTADFILGICCFCLTCISYIFIINTILKIRSAEGKRKAFSTCASHVIIVSMYYGAVIFTYIRPRSRLSLEKDKIVSALYAVVTPTLNPIIYSLRNKEVKVAFKRTVNRLLQHKVKNIT, translated from the coding sequence ATGACCAATAATTCCCTAGTGTCTGAGTTTATCATTTTAGGCCTTTCCACGCGTCCAGAAATGGAAACAGTACTTTTCTTTGTCTTCTTGATAATTTACACAGTGGCTTTAATTGGTAATTTAATTATCTTTCTGCTCTCCATCATTGACTCTGGTCTTAATACACCCATGTACTTCTTCTTAGGATTTCTGTCTTTTCTCGACATCTGTTGTACATCAGCTACTGTTCCCAAAATGCTGACAGGCTATGTGACAAAATCTAAGGTCATTTCATATTATGGATGTGTCGCCCAATTATTCTTCTTCACTTGGCCTATGGGTATTGAGCTTTTATTGCTTACTGTTATGGCTTATGACCGATACATTGCCATTGGAAATCCTTTGCGTTATGCAACCATAATCAATCGTAAAGTCTGCATTAATATAGCAATTCTTATCACAATTCTTGGTTCTCTGAATTCAATGACACATACATATTGTACCTTTCGGCTTCCATATTGTGACGATAATAAGATTAATCATTTTTTCTGCGAGATAATGCCTTTACTGAAGCTTGCATGTGCAGACACCTACATAAATGAGATTGTGGTATTTACTGCTGATTTTATTCTTGGCATTTGCTGTTTTTGCCTAACCTGTATTTCTTATATCTTTATAATTAACACAATACTAAAGATACGTTCTGCTGAAGGAAAACGCAAAGCCTTCTCTACTTGTGCCTCACACGTAATAATTGTATCCATGTACTATGGCGCCGTTATATTCACCTACATACGACCTCGATCTAGACTGTCTTTAGAGAAAGATAAAATAGTCTCTGCTCTGTACGCTGTAGTAACACCAACTCTGAACCCCATAATATATAGCCTAAGGAATAAAGAGGTGAAGGTGGCATTCAAAAGGACTGTTAACAGACTGTTACAGCATAAAGTtaaaaatataacataa